A region of Syngnathoides biaculeatus isolate LvHL_M chromosome 20, ASM1980259v1, whole genome shotgun sequence DNA encodes the following proteins:
- the slc26a5 gene encoding prestin isoform X2, protein MAAELPSPGIPVSRRGLGTQHRSRAAPSRSRLCYAGCCASSLWSVLIVLPCPALHFLRHIQTHIRRHLRSHKPDDRERRGPGGARLPQPSHQRDQPVRRLGRGGSRRQEGPGGCGAHNHGGNHSGPFGSAPLRLRGDLPGGAPGARLHDGGRRTRGGVSVEIPAGGEDQAFQRPALCCICEFSVKAVLSHITQTNVTTLILGLVCLVFLYGIKDLNERFKKKLPIPIPGEIIVVIVSTGVSYGMTLAGQYNVDVVGKIPTELLPPVAPDFSLIPSLITDSFAIAIVGFSMGISLAKIFALKHNYTVDSNQELIAFGLCNFASSFFQTFTITCSMSRSLVQESTGGKTQIAGLLGSLLVLLVIVAIGFVFEPLPQTALAAIIMVNLLGMFKQFRDIPALWRTSKIELAIWLVTFVASVLLGLDYGLLSAIAFALLTVIYRTQSPKNAVLGQVPGTGLYYDVDEYEEAAECESIKIFHSNSSIYFANSDLYVSALKQKTGVNPEQIQAARKAQKKGKANSCVTRLPKRHAEDKERGTTHEVLSFGKTAGEQTNGSLGEGLRETDSEEVTFLQSCSSVHSIILDWTQAAFIDSVGAKAIKQVIKEYAAVDVRVVIAGCNRSLLSDLDQLQFFGGVTSPEMVFPTLHDAVLHCQRSPPNLSI, encoded by the exons ATGGCTGCCGAACTACCCAGTCCGGGAATACCTGTTTCACGACGTGGTCTCGGGACTCAGCACCGGAGTCGTGCAGCTCCCTCAAG GTCTCGCTTATGCTATGCTGGCTGCTGTGCCTCCAGTTTATGGTCTGTACTCATCGTTTTACCCTGTCCTGCTCTACACTTTCTTCGGCACATCCAGACACATATCCGTag GCACCTTCGCAGTCATAAGCCTGATGATCGGGAGCGTCGCGGTCCGGGAGGTGCCCGACTTCCACAGCCCAGCCATCAACGGGACCAACCAGTCCGCCGCCTTGGGCGTGGCGGATCGCGACGCCAGGAGGGTCCAGGTGGCTGTGGCGCTCACAACCATGGTGGGAATCATTCAG GTCCTTTTGGGTCTGCTCCGCTTCGGCTTCGTGGCGATTTACCTGGCGGAGCCCCTGGTGCGAGGCTTCACGACGGCGGCCGCCGTACACGTGGTGGTGTCTCAGTTGAAATACCTGCTGGGGGTGAAGACCAAGCGTTTCAGCGGCCCGCTCTCTGTTGTATTTGTGAGTTT AGCGTCAAGGCCGTGCTTAGTCACATCACCCAGACTAACGTCACCACGCTCATCCTGGGCCTCGTGTGTCTGGTCTTCCTGTACGGGATCAAAGACCTTAACGAGCGCTTCAAAAAGAAGCTACCCATCCCCATTCCTGGGGAGATTATTGTCGTTATCGTGTCGACCGGCGTCTCCTACGGGATGACATTGGCGGGTCAATATAACGTTGACGTGGTTGGGAAGATACCGACTGA GCTTCTCCCACCTGTGGCCCCAGACTTCTCTCTGATCCCCAGTTTGATCACCGACTCCTTCGCCATTGCCATTGTTGGCTTCTCCATGGGAATCTCGCTGGCCAAAATTTTTGCCCTGAAGCACAACTACACGGTGGACAGTAATCAG GAGTTGATCGCCTTCGGCCTGTGCAACTTCGCCAGCTCTTTCTTCCAAACGTTCACCATCACTTGTTCCATGTCGAGGAGTCTGGTGCAGGAGAGCACGGGGGGCAAAACGCAG attgCGGGGCTGTTGGGGTCTCTCTTGGTGCTGCTGGTGATCGTCGCCATTGGTTTCGTCTTTGAGCCGCTCCCGCAG ACGGCATTGGCGGCCATCATCATGGTCAACCTGCTGGGGATGTTCAAACAGTTCCGCGACATCCCAGCTCTGTGGCGCACCAGCAAGATTGAACTG GCCATCTGGTTGGTGACGTTTGTGGCATCCGTGCTCTTGGGCTTGGATTACGGCCTTCTCTCGGCCATCGCTTTTGCTTTACTGACAGTCATCTACAGAACACAGAG TCCCAAAAATGCTGTCCTCGGGCAGGTTCCCGGCACAGGACTTTACTACGATGTGGATGAATACGAAGAG GCGGCGGAATGCGAGAGCATAAAAATTTTCCACTCCAACTCTTCCATCTACTTTGCCAACAGTGACCTTTATGTGAGCGCTCTGAAACAAAAG ACGGGTGTAAACCCGGAACAAATACAAGCTGCCAGAAAAGCTCAGAAAAAAGGGAAGGCTAACAGCTGTGTGACGCGTTTGCCGAAGAGACACGCTGAG gacaAGGAACGAGGTACGACGCATGAGGTTCTGTCCTTCGGCAAAACCGCGGGGGAGCAGACAAATGGCAGTCTGGGAGAAGGTCTTCGAGAGACCGATTCCGAGGAGGTtaccttccttcagtcttgcaGCTCCGTCCACTCCATCATCCTGGACTGGACCCAGGCTGCCTTTATTGACTCTGTGGGAGCCAAAGCCATCAAGCAg GTCATTAAGGAGTACGCAGCAGTAGATGTTCGAGTTGTCATCGCCGGATGCAACA GAAGTCTGCTGTCTGATCTGGACCAGTTGCAGTTCTTCGGCGGCGTGACGAGCCCCGAGATGGTGTTCCCCACCCTTCATGACGCCGTGTTGCACTGTCAACGTT
- the slc26a5 gene encoding prestin isoform X1, translating to MVSEEEEETAATAGEVDGADRPLMYKIERPVYDEAHVRSWLLHRKVKTTRAWQKLTQHCQCSSQRAKAALLSFLPIITWLPNYPVREYLFHDVVSGLSTGVVQLPQGLAYAMLAAVPPVYGLYSSFYPVLLYTFFGTSRHISVGTFAVISLMIGSVAVREVPDFHSPAINGTNQSAALGVADRDARRVQVAVALTTMVGIIQVLLGLLRFGFVAIYLAEPLVRGFTTAAAVHVVVSQLKYLLGVKTKRFSGPLSVVFSVKAVLSHITQTNVTTLILGLVCLVFLYGIKDLNERFKKKLPIPIPGEIIVVIVSTGVSYGMTLAGQYNVDVVGKIPTELLPPVAPDFSLIPSLITDSFAIAIVGFSMGISLAKIFALKHNYTVDSNQELIAFGLCNFASSFFQTFTITCSMSRSLVQESTGGKTQIAGLLGSLLVLLVIVAIGFVFEPLPQTALAAIIMVNLLGMFKQFRDIPALWRTSKIELAIWLVTFVASVLLGLDYGLLSAIAFALLTVIYRTQSPKNAVLGQVPGTGLYYDVDEYEEAAECESIKIFHSNSSIYFANSDLYVSALKQKTGVNPEQIQAARKAQKKGKANSCVTRLPKRHAEDKERGTTHEVLSFGKTAGEQTNGSLGEGLRETDSEEVTFLQSCSSVHSIILDWTQAAFIDSVGAKAIKQVIKEYAAVDVRVVIAGCNRSLLSDLDQLQFFGGVTSPEMVFPTLHDAVLHCQRSPPNLSI from the exons ATGGtgtcggaagaagaagaagaaacggcGGCGACGGCGGGGGAAGTGGACGGCGCCGACCGGCCGCTGATGTACAAAATTGAGCGCCCCGTCTACGACGAGGCCCACGTCAGGTCCTGGCTTCTCCACCGCAAAGTGAAGACCACCAGGGCCTGGCAGAAGCTGACGCAGCATTGCCA GTGTTCTTCCCAGCGGGCGAAGGCGGCGCTTCTCAGCTTCCTCCCGATCATCACATGGCTGCCGAACTACCCAGTCCGGGAATACCTGTTTCACGACGTGGTCTCGGGACTCAGCACCGGAGTCGTGCAGCTCCCTCAAG GTCTCGCTTATGCTATGCTGGCTGCTGTGCCTCCAGTTTATGGTCTGTACTCATCGTTTTACCCTGTCCTGCTCTACACTTTCTTCGGCACATCCAGACACATATCCGTag GCACCTTCGCAGTCATAAGCCTGATGATCGGGAGCGTCGCGGTCCGGGAGGTGCCCGACTTCCACAGCCCAGCCATCAACGGGACCAACCAGTCCGCCGCCTTGGGCGTGGCGGATCGCGACGCCAGGAGGGTCCAGGTGGCTGTGGCGCTCACAACCATGGTGGGAATCATTCAG GTCCTTTTGGGTCTGCTCCGCTTCGGCTTCGTGGCGATTTACCTGGCGGAGCCCCTGGTGCGAGGCTTCACGACGGCGGCCGCCGTACACGTGGTGGTGTCTCAGTTGAAATACCTGCTGGGGGTGAAGACCAAGCGTTTCAGCGGCCCGCTCTCTGTTGTATTT AGCGTCAAGGCCGTGCTTAGTCACATCACCCAGACTAACGTCACCACGCTCATCCTGGGCCTCGTGTGTCTGGTCTTCCTGTACGGGATCAAAGACCTTAACGAGCGCTTCAAAAAGAAGCTACCCATCCCCATTCCTGGGGAGATTATTGTCGTTATCGTGTCGACCGGCGTCTCCTACGGGATGACATTGGCGGGTCAATATAACGTTGACGTGGTTGGGAAGATACCGACTGA GCTTCTCCCACCTGTGGCCCCAGACTTCTCTCTGATCCCCAGTTTGATCACCGACTCCTTCGCCATTGCCATTGTTGGCTTCTCCATGGGAATCTCGCTGGCCAAAATTTTTGCCCTGAAGCACAACTACACGGTGGACAGTAATCAG GAGTTGATCGCCTTCGGCCTGTGCAACTTCGCCAGCTCTTTCTTCCAAACGTTCACCATCACTTGTTCCATGTCGAGGAGTCTGGTGCAGGAGAGCACGGGGGGCAAAACGCAG attgCGGGGCTGTTGGGGTCTCTCTTGGTGCTGCTGGTGATCGTCGCCATTGGTTTCGTCTTTGAGCCGCTCCCGCAG ACGGCATTGGCGGCCATCATCATGGTCAACCTGCTGGGGATGTTCAAACAGTTCCGCGACATCCCAGCTCTGTGGCGCACCAGCAAGATTGAACTG GCCATCTGGTTGGTGACGTTTGTGGCATCCGTGCTCTTGGGCTTGGATTACGGCCTTCTCTCGGCCATCGCTTTTGCTTTACTGACAGTCATCTACAGAACACAGAG TCCCAAAAATGCTGTCCTCGGGCAGGTTCCCGGCACAGGACTTTACTACGATGTGGATGAATACGAAGAG GCGGCGGAATGCGAGAGCATAAAAATTTTCCACTCCAACTCTTCCATCTACTTTGCCAACAGTGACCTTTATGTGAGCGCTCTGAAACAAAAG ACGGGTGTAAACCCGGAACAAATACAAGCTGCCAGAAAAGCTCAGAAAAAAGGGAAGGCTAACAGCTGTGTGACGCGTTTGCCGAAGAGACACGCTGAG gacaAGGAACGAGGTACGACGCATGAGGTTCTGTCCTTCGGCAAAACCGCGGGGGAGCAGACAAATGGCAGTCTGGGAGAAGGTCTTCGAGAGACCGATTCCGAGGAGGTtaccttccttcagtcttgcaGCTCCGTCCACTCCATCATCCTGGACTGGACCCAGGCTGCCTTTATTGACTCTGTGGGAGCCAAAGCCATCAAGCAg GTCATTAAGGAGTACGCAGCAGTAGATGTTCGAGTTGTCATCGCCGGATGCAACA GAAGTCTGCTGTCTGATCTGGACCAGTTGCAGTTCTTCGGCGGCGTGACGAGCCCCGAGATGGTGTTCCCCACCCTTCATGACGCCGTGTTGCACTGTCAACGTT